In Arvicanthis niloticus isolate mArvNil1 chromosome 4, mArvNil1.pat.X, whole genome shotgun sequence, a single window of DNA contains:
- the Taf13 gene encoding transcription initiation factor TFIID subunit 13, translating to MADEEEDPTFEEENEEIGGGAEGGQGKRKRLFSKELRCMMYGFGDDQNPYTESVDILEDLVIEFITEMTHKAMSIGRQGRVQVEDIVFLIRKDPRKFARVKDLLTMNEELKRARKAFDEANYGS from the exons ATGGCAGATGAGGAGGAAGACCCGACC tttgaggaggaaaatgaagaaattggaggaggagcagaaggtggccaggggaagagaaagagactttTCTCAAAAGAAC TGCGCTGTATGATGTATGGGTTTGGGGATGACCAGAATCCTTATACAGAGTCTGTGGATATTCTTGAAGACCTTGTTATAGAGTTCATCACTGAAATG ACTCACAAGGCAATGTCGATTGGAAGACAAGGTCGAGTGCAAGTTGAAGATATTGTCTTCCTAATCCGAAAGGATCCAAGGAAGTTTGCTAGAGTTAAAGACTTACTAACTATGAATGAAGAATTGAAACGGGCTAGAAAAGCTTTTGACGAAGCCAACTATGGATCTTGA